Genomic DNA from Mycobacteroides chelonae CCUG 47445:
CGACCAGTACATCGGAAGGTAGAAGCCCGAGTAGAACAGGAAGCTCTCCAGCAAGGTCGAGGCAACCTTGCGCTTGAGCGGCTCGTCGCCCCGGTAGAACTCCATGACGATCTCGGCCTTGCGTTGCAGGTTCGGGTTCTCCTCCGACCAGCGGAACGCGTCATCGATCTCACGCGTCGAGCACAGCGTCGAGAAGATCGAGCTGTAGCTCTTGGCGTGCACCGACTCCATGAACGCGATGTTGGTGTACACCGCTTCCTCGTGCGGAGTGATCGCATCAGGGATCAGGCTGACCGCGCCCACGGTGCCCTGAATCGTGTCCAACAGCGTCAGACCCGTGAAAACCCGCATGGTCAACTGCTTTTCGTGATCGGTCAGGGTGTTCCACGACGGGATGTCGTTGGACACCGGCACCTTTTCGGGTAGCCAGAAGTTACCGGTGAGCCGGTCCCAGACCTCGGCATCCTTCTCATCGGGAACCCGATTCCAGTTGATCGCCGAGACACGGCTGACCAGCTTCAGTTTTTCACTCACGAGACCACTCCTGGAGAACGTCGAACAGATTCGCGGGAATTCGCTGACTGTGGAACAGACACTACCCCTGGGGGCCGACATCGCGGCGCAACACAACGTGTTGTGGTTAAGCGTGTCGAACTCATTCGGCAGAATTCCCGGTGACACAAACTTGACACGTGTAAAGTCCGTGGTCATGGACAAAATCACGGGCAAGAACATCGCCATTACCGGTGCCGCACGCGGTATCGGTTACGCCACCGCCACCGCGCTGCTGCGTCGGGGCGCCCGGGTGGTGATCGGCGACCGTGATGTCGAGGCGCTCGGAGCAGCGGTCGAAGGCCTCAAAGAAGAAGGAAACGTCGATGCCCATCCCGTGGACGTGACCGACCCCGCCTCGTTCAAGCGTTTCCTGGAGGCCGCCGGTGCCGGCGGACCGGTCGACGTACTCATCAACAACGCGGGTGTCATGCCGATCGGACCGTTCCTGTCCACCAGCGACGGTGCGATCCGGTCGATGCTGGAGGTGAATCTGTACGGCGTCATCAACGGCTGCCGCCTGGCGCTTCCCGAGATGGTGGCGCGTCGTGGCGGTCAGATCGTCAACATCGCCTCGGTCGCCGGTTTGATGGCGGCCCCCGGCATGGCGGTCTACAACGCGTCCAAATTCGGTGTTGTCGGTCTGTCCCGCGCGCTGAGCGACGAGTTCGAGCCACAAGGGGTGCAGGTCAGCGCCGTACTACCGACCTTCACCAACACCGAATTGATCGCAGGCACCGATTCGACCGGCGCCCAGAAGCCCGTCGAACCCGAAGACATCGCCGCGGCCGTGGTGCGCATCATCGAAAAACCGCGCGTGCAGGTCACTGTCCCCAAGCCGCTGGGCGCCGTCACCACGATCGTCAACTCCCTGCCCACCAAGGTCCGCCGGTTCATGAGCAAAAAGACCGGAACCGATCGCGTGTTCCTCGATATCGACACCAACGCACGCAGCGCATACGAGAACCGTGCGGGTTCGAGCCTGGGTGTGACCAAGCCCGACGGCGAATAGACGCGCTCTCGGCCCTTACTATTTAGTACGTGAGCGAGAAGCACTACGACATTGCGGTAGTCGGCGGAGGCCCGGCCGGGTCATCCGCGGCCTGGCAAGCCGCCCGCACGGGCGCCAGCGTGGTTCTCGTCGATAAGGCCGAATTCCCGCGGGATAAGCCGTGCGGCGACGGTCTGACCGCCCGCGCGGTGAGCTACCTACAGAAAATGGGCCTGGCCCAAGAGGTCGCCCAGTTCCATCGCGTCGATGGTGTGCGCGTGGACAGCGGCAGCGTCTGGGAACTCACCTTCCCCAAGCGTCCCGGTATGCCCGATCACGGACATGTGGTGCGCCGCCCTGAGCTGGACACCCTGCTGCTCAAGCACGCCGAGTCCGCAGGCGTAGAAGTGCGCCAGTCCACCGAGGCAGTGGCCCCAATCGGCGACGGCGACCTGGTCAAGGGCATCGAAGTCAAAACCGCGAATGGATCTCGCGAGACCATCTCGGCCGACGCGGTGATTGTCGCCGACGGCGCCTACTCCCCCATCAAGCGCGCGATGAACCTCGACTCCGAGGTCAAGGGATACACCGCGATTGCGATCCGGGCCGAGATGGAAGCCAACCGCGAAGACTCCAACATGCTCGACATCGACCTGCGGCTGCACCACAACAACGACGCGCTGATCGGATACGGCTGGGTTTTCCCACTCGGCGCCGGACGCATCAACATCGGCATCGGGTACGTCAACAGCTACAAGAAGTGGCAGGACGTCAACGCCGCGCAGGTGCTCGATACCTACATGAAGAAGCTGCCCAGGGAGTGGGAGCTGCCCGACCTGGCCGAGCTGCGCAAGAACAAGGGTGTGCGCGCCTGGCGCCTGCCCATGGGATTCACCGCGTGGCCGCCCTGGCGTCCCGGCGTGCTGTTCGCCGGCGACGCGCTGGGCGCGGGTAAGCCGGTCAGTGGCGCCGGCATCTCCAAGGCCCTCGAATCCGGTTTGGCGGCAGGCGAATGTGCGGTGGCGGCGTTGCAGAACGCCGGGCCACAGGACTTCACCAACTACCAGCAGCGGATGAACGATGCCTGGGGCCGGGAGTACCGCCGCGGGCGGATCATGCACCGCGCGCTGGGCAATCCGTGGCTGTGCGACAAGGGCATCAAGCTGATGGACAACGCGACCTTCCGCGACAACATGCTCAAGGCCTTGTACAAGCGGGCTCAGGGCCCCGGTCACAAGCACTGATTCGCCGTGTGGTCGATCCGGCGGCGCGAGATGGTGCTCGCCACTGGACTATCCACGGTCGCGGGGTTTCTCGATGCGATTGGGTTCGTGCATCTGGGCGGGTACTTCCTGTCTTTCATGAGCGGGAACACGACCAGGATGGCGGCATCAACCGCCACCCAGCACTGGGAATCCGCGTACAAGGCAGCCGGTTTGATCGGCATGTTCTTCATCGGGGTGATGGTCGGTGCGGTCGCATCACGCATCAGTGGCCAACATGAACGGGTCGCCGTCCTGGCGGTTGCCTCAAGCACCGTGGCGGCGGCGGCGATCACCCAGGAATTAGGCGCGGGCGTCGCGGCGCTGCTCCTGACGGCACTCGCGATGGGCTCCATGAACTCGGTTTTCCAGCGCTCCGGCGAAGTCCAGGTGGGCCTCACCTACATCACCGGCACGGTGGTCAAGGCCGGGCAGCGACTCGTCGATGCGTTCTTCGGCGGCCCTCGGTGGGTGTGGCTGCGCTACATCACGCTCTGGGCGGGCCTGACCGTCGGCGCCGTCCTGGGTGCAGCGACCTACCACCGCATCGGACTCAACGCACTGTGGATTGGCCTGGCGCTGCTGCTCATCGCCACTATCACCACGTGGTTGGTGCGCCGTTCCAGCCCTGCGGTTTTAGATCCGGACCAGATCTAGCACCCGCTCGACACGAGCCACATCTCCATCGACCGTCAAGTGTGACAATGGAACCCGGTGCCATAGCGCCAGCAGTAGGTCAGACGTCGACGCCGTAATCGTGGCGTCCGGTTCCGCGTCGTCGTCCACGATGCCGATGCCGTCAGCATCGGCACGCAACAGCCAGGAGCCGCCGGCGTCGTTGGCGTGCAGAAGTATTCGCGCTCCCAGTAGGTCCTCCGGGGTGCCGCCGTCACGCCCGATACGCCTGGGTGTGAAGAGCTCCGACCACTCGCTGATGCCATCGGCCGCGAGGGTCGCGTCGATGGGGTCGGCGTCCCAGCCCCGGTATGCGTGCTCGATGTCCCAGCGGTGCACCGCCACCTCGTTGGCCTGCCGGCGATACCAGAACCGCACCGGCCGCTCACCGAACGGCGACTTCGTGGGGGTATCGAGATCTTTCGAGGTCAATGCGGAGACCAGATTGGCTGCGCGGTCGGCATACCAACCGATGACGGCCTCCCCCGTCGGCGCGTCCGGGTCGACATCTGTGTACGGAATCTTTTGACCGATAACGACTCCCACGGCCCAGCGGTGCACTCCGCCGAGATGGGCGACCACATCGCGTGCTGCCCAGCCGGGACAGGACGGCGCTTCCCGGTCCAGATGCTCGGGCCGGGTGGCGGTGACCGCCGCAATCCCCGATCGCAACGCCTCTAGCCACTCATCGGGTGTCATACGGCAGTCATACCAGCATCCAGTAAGTACCGAGACCCGAGTCCGCTCAATTGACCGAACAGATGCGGTGCTACGGGTTTCGCGCGACATGATCGTCATCGCGTGCCGACGCCGTACAAGCCACTACGCATGCACGTTCACGTACTGAACAACAACCCGCGCGGCGGGGCTACCTCGTTACCCCGATCGCCGAACAGACACGATCAGTAGAGTCGTAACGTGCCTTTTTTCGATGCAGAGAACACCAGCCTGTACTACGAGGAACAGGGCTCGGGACATCCCATCCTGTTGCTTGCGCCCGGTGGCCTGCGCTCATCGATTCCCTACTGGGAACGCGTCGCATGGAACCCCATCCAAGAACTCTCCGCTCACTACCGCGTCATCACGATGGATCAACGCAACGCAGGCCAGTCCTCGGCCCCGGTCACCGGCCGGGAGACCTGGGCGACCTACGCGGCCGACCAGCTGAGCCTGCTTGATCACCTGGGCATCGACCGCTTCCACGTCCTGGGCATGTGCATCGGTGGCTCGTTCATCGCCAAACTCGCCACCACCGCCCCCGAACGGATCACCGCCGCGGTGGTGGCTCAGACCATCGGCCAGGACGACAATCTCGCCACATTTCGGGAGATATTCGACGAGTGGTCGACAGGTCTGGTGTCCACGCACCCCGAAGCCGACGACACCGCATGGCAGAAATATTGGAATGCGTTGTTCATCAACGACAATCGAGTCTTCAGTGTGCCCGACACGGAACTAAGGGATATCCGGGTTCCGTTGCTCGTCCTCAACGGTGACGACAGGTTCCATCCCGCGATCGCCAGTCGCGCACTTGTGGACGCCGTACCGGATGCGCAGTTCATCGAACGATGGAAAGAGACCGACGAGCTTCCTGCTGCTCGAGAAGCGGTGTCTGAGTTCCTGAAACGACATACCCCGGCCTAACCGGCGCACACCACTTTCCTCGGTGTCAGCGCCGACCGCGCTCGGTTCGCCCCGGCTTGCGGGCGACCTTTCCCGCAGTGGCGCGGGCGGCCTGCTTGGCCAGTGTCTTTTCTCGGGCGGTACGTTTCGGCGCCGGTTCGGCCTGCCCCCGCGATGAACCTGGCTTGCGACCGCGCACAATGCCGATGAACTCCTCGACCAGCGCCGACTGCACGCCCTCCGGAAAGGCAAGCGCCACCGGACACGTGGGCGCGTCGGTGACCGGACGGTACGTGAGGTCCTTACGGTGATAAAGCCGCGCCAAGGACTGCGGGACGATGAGCGCGCCCAGCCCCGCCGCAACGAGTTCTATTGCGTCCTCAGTGGTCTCGGGTCGATGATCCACCGGGCTGCCGGGAGCGTCGTCCCAGTTCAGCACATCGTCGAGGGGTACCAGCGTCGGCTCGCCATCGAGATCCGCAGCGGTGATGGCGTCGGCAGCACTGAGGTGGTGATCGGCCGGCACCACAGCCACCGTTGTCTCCTCGTAGAGAGGGATCACCGCCAGCCCGGCTGAATCGGACGGCGGTCGTAGCAGTGCCACATCGACGGTGCCGGCCCGCACCGCGTCCGCCGCGTCGGCTGCGGCAACCGCTCGCAACTGCAGCGGGACCTCGGGATAACGCTCTGCCCAGATACGGGCCCACTTCGCAGGCGTCCCGCCGGGGACGTACC
This window encodes:
- the nrdF gene encoding class 1b ribonucleoside-diphosphate reductase subunit beta, which produces MKLVSRVSAINWNRVPDEKDAEVWDRLTGNFWLPEKVPVSNDIPSWNTLTDHEKQLTMRVFTGLTLLDTIQGTVGAVSLIPDAITPHEEAVYTNIAFMESVHAKSYSSIFSTLCSTREIDDAFRWSEENPNLQRKAEIVMEFYRGDEPLKRKVASTLLESFLFYSGFYLPMYWSSRAKLTNTADMIRLIIRDEAVHGYYIGYKFQKGLERVDEATRSEIKEYTYDLLYELYENETDYTEDLYDEVGLTEDVKKFLRYNANKALMNLGYEALFPREETDVNPAILSALSPNADENHDFFSGSGSSYVIGKAVNTEDEDWDF
- a CDS encoding SDR family oxidoreductase yields the protein MDKITGKNIAITGAARGIGYATATALLRRGARVVIGDRDVEALGAAVEGLKEEGNVDAHPVDVTDPASFKRFLEAAGAGGPVDVLINNAGVMPIGPFLSTSDGAIRSMLEVNLYGVINGCRLALPEMVARRGGQIVNIASVAGLMAAPGMAVYNASKFGVVGLSRALSDEFEPQGVQVSAVLPTFTNTELIAGTDSTGAQKPVEPEDIAAAVVRIIEKPRVQVTVPKPLGAVTTIVNSLPTKVRRFMSKKTGTDRVFLDIDTNARSAYENRAGSSLGVTKPDGE
- a CDS encoding geranylgeranyl reductase family protein, with product MSEKHYDIAVVGGGPAGSSAAWQAARTGASVVLVDKAEFPRDKPCGDGLTARAVSYLQKMGLAQEVAQFHRVDGVRVDSGSVWELTFPKRPGMPDHGHVVRRPELDTLLLKHAESAGVEVRQSTEAVAPIGDGDLVKGIEVKTANGSRETISADAVIVADGAYSPIKRAMNLDSEVKGYTAIAIRAEMEANREDSNMLDIDLRLHHNNDALIGYGWVFPLGAGRINIGIGYVNSYKKWQDVNAAQVLDTYMKKLPREWELPDLAELRKNKGVRAWRLPMGFTAWPPWRPGVLFAGDALGAGKPVSGAGISKALESGLAAGECAVAALQNAGPQDFTNYQQRMNDAWGREYRRGRIMHRALGNPWLCDKGIKLMDNATFRDNMLKALYKRAQGPGHKH
- a CDS encoding YoaK family protein encodes the protein MVLATGLSTVAGFLDAIGFVHLGGYFLSFMSGNTTRMAASTATQHWESAYKAAGLIGMFFIGVMVGAVASRISGQHERVAVLAVASSTVAAAAITQELGAGVAALLLTALAMGSMNSVFQRSGEVQVGLTYITGTVVKAGQRLVDAFFGGPRWVWLRYITLWAGLTVGAVLGAATYHRIGLNALWIGLALLLIATITTWLVRRSSPAVLDPDQI
- a CDS encoding maleylpyruvate isomerase family mycothiol-dependent enzyme, whose translation is MTPDEWLEALRSGIAAVTATRPEHLDREAPSCPGWAARDVVAHLGGVHRWAVGVVIGQKIPYTDVDPDAPTGEAVIGWYADRAANLVSALTSKDLDTPTKSPFGERPVRFWYRRQANEVAVHRWDIEHAYRGWDADPIDATLAADGISEWSELFTPRRIGRDGGTPEDLLGARILLHANDAGGSWLLRADADGIGIVDDDAEPDATITASTSDLLLALWHRVPLSHLTVDGDVARVERVLDLVRI
- a CDS encoding alpha/beta fold hydrolase, producing MPFFDAENTSLYYEEQGSGHPILLLAPGGLRSSIPYWERVAWNPIQELSAHYRVITMDQRNAGQSSAPVTGRETWATYAADQLSLLDHLGIDRFHVLGMCIGGSFIAKLATTAPERITAAVVAQTIGQDDNLATFREIFDEWSTGLVSTHPEADDTAWQKYWNALFINDNRVFSVPDTELRDIRVPLLVLNGDDRFHPAIASRALVDAVPDAQFIERWKETDELPAAREAVSEFLKRHTPA
- a CDS encoding LysR family substrate-binding domain-containing protein, with translation MTSPSLTLGYVPGGTPAKWARIWAERYPEVPLQLRAVAAADAADAVRAGTVDVALLRPPSDSAGLAVIPLYEETTVAVVPADHHLSAADAITAADLDGEPTLVPLDDVLNWDDAPGSPVDHRPETTEDAIELVAAGLGALIVPQSLARLYHRKDLTYRPVTDAPTCPVALAFPEGVQSALVEEFIGIVRGRKPGSSRGQAEPAPKRTAREKTLAKQAARATAGKVARKPGRTERGRR